The DNA region CGCGCAATTCCGGGGGTGGGAAGGCACGGTGCCGGGATGGCGCCCCGAGTACACGCCCTTTTACTTGAAACAGGCCGTGCGGGAACTCGCCCGGCTGGCCTGACCCTTACCGCCCGCCGCTCCTGCCGCCCGGCACCTCGTCCCGCCCCCGCGCCACGTCCCGCACCCCCCGCCGCCCGAAAGCGTGGGCGAGGTCGCGCTCGGAGAGGCGCAGGGTGGTCGGGCGGCCGTGGGGGCAGGCCCAGGGCTGCTCGCATCCCGCCAGGGCGGCCAGCACGGCCTCTCCCCTGTCCGCGTCGAGCATCCCGGCCTTGAGGGCGGGGGCGCAGGCCAGCCGGGCGAGCACGTCGCGGCGGGGGTCAGGGCTGCCGCCCAGCGCCGCTTCCACGATCTGCTCGTGCAAGCGGGGCACCGGCAGCGCGGCGAGCGTGGCAGGCAGGGTCCGCAGCCGGGCCAGCCCCGCGCCGAAGTCCTCGATGCCCAGGCCCCAGCCGCGCAGCTCGGCGCCGCGTTCGTGCAGCCGGGCGACCTGCTCGGGGGTGAGGTGCAGCAGTTCCGGCTCGGGCAGCTCGACGGGAGGCTCAGCGCCCAGCGACCGGGTGAAGTGCTCGTAGAGCGCGCGCTCGTGCGCGGCGTGCGCGTCCACCACCCACAGGTCGCCCTCCCCCTGGGCCAGCAGGTAAAGGGCCTGGTACACGCCGACCAGGGTGAGAACCGGGAAACCGCCGCGCTCGGGCGCCGTCTGCGGTTCGGGCGGGGCGATCAGGGCGGGCGCGGCGCGGGCCAGCGGGTGCGCGGCCAGGGCCGAGGCGACCGCCCCCTGCACGCGGGCCGCCACGCCGGGCAGGTCGGCCAGCGCCACGACCTGCTTGGCGGGGTGGACGTTGGGGTTGTGGTCTTCGGGGGCCACCGTCAGGTCGAGGACGCACAGCGGGGCCACGCCGGAGGGCAGCAACTCCGCGAAGCCCTCGATCACCGCCCGTTCGAGTTCCGGGGGCGCCAGCACCGGCCGCCCGTTCACGCTGAAGTGCATCCGGTCGCGCCGGGCGCGGGTCAGCTCGGGGCGCGAGACGACGCCGCGCACGCCTTCGCCGTCCACCCGGAGTACCCGGTTCGCGCTCAGTGGGCCGTACACGCTCGCCACCGCGCCCCGGTGGTCGGCGGGCGCGTGGGTCAGGCGGGGATCACCGTCCACCGTCAGCCGCCAGTGCAGGCCCGGATGGTGCAGCACGTAGCGGCCCACCAGCGCCGTGATCTCGCGGACCTCGGCGGCGGGGGGCGCCTGGGTGCGGAGGCGGGCGGGCAGCCGGGCGAAGAGGTCTCGCACCGTGACGGCCGTACCCGCCGGGGCCGAGGTCCGCCGCACGGTCACGTCCTCGCCCGAGGCCCGCACCTCCGCCGCCCCGACCTGCGCCGCCGGGCGGGTCACCAGATGCAGCTCGCCCGCCTGCGCCGCCGCCCACAGCGCCTCGCCGCGGAAACCCAGGGTAGAGACGCGCTCCACCGCCCCCGCCGTGGGTTCGAGCTTGCTCGTCGCGTGCCGCACCGGGGCGAGGGCCACCGCGTCCGCCGCGATCCCCGCCCCGTTGTCGCGCACCGCCACCAGCGCGAGGCCGCCGCCCTCCACCTCGACCTCGATGCGGGTGGCTCCGGCGTCCAGCGCGTTTTCCACGAGTTCGCGCACCACGTCGAGCGGGCGCGACACGACCTCGCCCGCCGCGATCAGCCGCGCGACGTGGGGAGGCAGGACGCGGATGGTCACGCCTCCGTCCCTCCCCCACCCCGGGCCTCCCCCTGCCACTTGTGCAGCAGCTCCAGCGCCTGCATCGGCGTCAGGCGCCCCAGGTCCAGCGCGGCGAGTTCGCGGGTCAGCTTGCGGTCGTCGCCCCCCGCGTTCAGGGCGGTCAGCAGCCGGGCCGCGCGGGTGGTGACGGGTGCGGGCAGCCCCGCCAACCGCGCGACCTCCACCCCGTAGCTCTGGCGGGCCGCGCCGGGAATGACCTGGTGGTAAAAGGTCAGGCCGCCCGCGCCCCCGTGCGCCGTCTCGTCCTCCTCGGCGGCGACGTGCAGGTTCACCAGGCCGGGGTGGTCGGCCTCCAGCCGGGTCAGCTCGAAGTAGTGGGTGGCGAAGAGGGTGTGCGCCCCCGTGGCGTGCAGGTGCTCCAGCGCCGACTGCGCGATGGCGAGGCCGTCGAGGGTCGAGGTGCCGCGCCCCACCTCGTCCAGAATCACCAGGCTGCGGTGGGTGGCCCCGTGCAGGATGGCCGCCAGTTCGCTCATCTCGACCATGAAGGTGCTGCGGCCCCCCGCGAGGTCGTCGCTGGCGCCGATGCGGGTATGAATCGCGTCGTAGACGGGCAGCTCGGCGTGGTCGGCAGGCACGAAGGACCCGACCTGGTGCAGCAGGGCACAGAGGGCCACCGTGCGCAGGTAGGTGCTCTTGCCCGCCATGTTCGGCCCGGTGAGCAGCAGAGTGTGCCGCGTCGGCCCCAGCTCGGCGTCGTTGGGCACGAAGCGTCCGCCGGTCGCCCGCTCGACGACCGGGTGGCGGGCCTGCGAGAGCCGCGCGCCACCGGACACGGTCTGGGGCCGCACCCAGCCGCACTCCACCGCGATCTCGGCCAGGGCGGTCAGCACGTCGAGGTCCGAGAGCGCTCCCGCCGCCTCGCCCAGCGCCTCGGCGTGGGCCGCGAGGCCGTCGCGCAGCTCGGTAAAGACCTCCAGCTCCAGCCGCCCCGCCGCCGTCTCCAGCCGGGCGATCTCGCGCTCGCGGTCGCGCAGGTCCGGGCGGGTGAAGCGGGCACGGTCTTTCAGGGTGGCGATCTGGCGGTAGTCGGCAGGCACCTTGCCCAGGTGCGCGCCGGTCACCTCCAGGTAATAGCCGAAGACGTTGTTGAACCCCACCTTCAGGCTGCCAATCCCGGTGCGCCCGCGCTCGCTGGTTTCCAGTTCGGCCAACCAGGCGCGGTGGCCCAGGGCGCCCTCGCGCAGGGTGTCGAGTTCCGCGTGGAAGCCGTCGCGGATCAGGCCGCCCTCGCCCGCGCGGATGGGCGGGTCGTCCACCAGCGCGGCGCGGATCAGGGTCACCACGTCGGGCAGCGCGCCCAGCCGGGCGCGGACCCCCGCCAGCAGGCCGTCGTGCCCGTCCAGCAGCCGGGTCGCTTCGGGCAGCAGTTCCAGCGTGCGCGCCAGCGAAGCGACCTCGCGTGGGGTGGCCCGGCGGGTCGCCACCCGCGCAGCGAGGCGTTCGAGGTCGTGCGCGCGGTACAGCAGCGCCCGCACCGCCCCGCGCAGGTCGGCGGCGCGGGTGAGGGTCTCTACCGCGTCCAGCCGCGAGCGGATGCTGAGTTCGTCCAGCAGCGGCGCGCGCAGCCAGGCCCGCAGCCGCCGCCGCCCGCCCGCCGTGCGCGTTTCATTCAGCACGTCCATCAGGGTCACGCCCTGCGGCGACTGGGCCGCGAAGACCTCCAGCGCCCGCACCGCCGCCTCGCTGAGGCGCATATGCGCCCCCGGCTCGAAACGCACGACCCGGCGCACCATCTCCAGCCGCCCCTGCTGGGTGAGCCGCGCGTAGCCCAGCACCGCCCCGCAGGCCCGCACCAGGGCCGAGGACCCCAGCGACCCCGGCACCTCGCCCAGCACCTCGCCCAGTTCGGCCCGCGCCGCCTCCTCCCCGAAGTTGGCGGGCGAGAGCATCACCGGAAAGCGGGTCTGGAAATCCGCCAGCAACGCGGCGTTTCCGGCAAGTTCGGGAGCCAGCAGCACCTCACGCGCCCGGTGCCGGGCGAGTTCGTCGTAGAGCGCCGTGCGGGTATGAAACGCGGCGCAGCGGAACTCTCCGGTGGACACGTCGAGCAGCGCCAGCGCGTAGCCGTCGCCGGTCGCCACCGCGCCGAGGTAGTTCTCGTCGGCGGTGAGCAGCCGCTCTTCGGTCACCGTGCCCGGCGTGAGCAGTTGCGTGACCTTGCGGTCCACCAGCCCCGAGCCGGGTTCCTCGATCTGGTCGGCCACCGCCACCCGCACGCCCGCCGCGAGCAGCCGCTCGACGTTGCTGTCCAGCGTGCGAATCGGCACCCCGGCCATCGGCGTGGAAAAGTCCTTGCTGCTCTTGTGCGTCAGCGCGATGCCCAGCAGCCGCGCGGCCCGCTCGGCGTCCTCCCCGAAGGTCTCGTAAAAGTCGCCGCACTGAAACAGCAGCAGAAAATCCGGATGCAGGTCGCGCAGCGCCACATACTGCTCCAGCATCGGCGGCAGCACCCCCGATCCCGTTCCCTTCAGCACGCTCTGCGGCACTCCCACCGGCATGGGCGGAGAATAGCGCACGCCGTTCTGTTGTGGACGGAATAGGAGTTGCAATTGAGGGACTGGGACAACGAAAACCGCCCCGCGTGGAGGCGGAGCGGTTGGGGGAGCGAGGGCTTAGCGGAAGAAGGGGAGTTGAAAGCGTGCCTTGAGGTCGGTGAGGTTCAGGCCCGCCGCTTTCAGGCTCGCTGCGCCCAGCGGAGAGGCCACATCCGTCTCCCCCAGGTACAGCCAGTCGGCCGGGAAGCTGCCGCTCCCGAGGTTGACGCCGCCAACGAACATGTCCTCAGTCAGCTTGAGGTCGAGCGCGATGGTGGTCTTGTTCCAGCCCTGCCGGAGCTGCCAGTCCACATTCAGGCTGGCGCTGGTGCCCTCCACGGTGCAGGTCTGGGTGCCCTTGATGGTCACGGCGCGGTCGACGTAGACGAGCACACCCGCCGTCACCGTCAGGCTGGTGTAATTTCCGGCACTGTCCTTGTTGAACCGGAACGCCGCCGGAGCGACCTCGCCGTCCTTGGCGGCATCGACGCGCAGGTCCAGACCCGTTCCGTTCGCCTGGCCGCTGCTCGTGACCGTGCCGGTGCAGCCCTCGACCGGGTTCAGATCGCTCACGTCCAGCGAGGTCAGCAACTCGGGAGCCACCGTCTGCGGAAGCGGCAGGTTGAAGCTGCCGTCTGCCGCCAGCGAGGTGCGGGCGAGTTCCTTACCACCGAACTCCTCCGCAATCAGGGTTCCCGCGCCGCCCGTCCAGGCCTGGGTTCCAAACGTCAGGGTGCTCTCGTTGAAGGTCGGCTCCTTCAAAACACCCGATACAGCGGTCACGTCGCTGGGACGCGGATTGCGGTCACAGGAGGCGAGGAGCAGGCCGGAGCACGTCAGCGTCAACAGGGCAATGTTTTTCATGACCCCTTCACCGTAGCCCCGGCCAGGAAGCATCGCAAGCAGATTTGCCCAGCCTTCCCCTATTCGTCGCACCCCAGAGCGCGCAGCAGGTCAAGGTCGGTGATGGCGGGGGGCGCGGGGCGCGCGGGCGAGGGGCGGGCCGGGGAACGGCGGGTCAGCAGCCGGATCAAAAAGACACGCATGAGGAACCTCGTTTCTGATGTGGGGCTGATCTTAACTGAAGACTTGTTAAAGATGTGAGAAATCGCATACACCTGACGGGGGGCCATGGGGGCGCTGCACCGCGTTCCGCCTGGGGCGGCGTGCGCCGGGGCCTCCCGTAGCATGGCCGCATGACCTACGACCCGCGCATGGGCTACGACCCCGCCCGCAAACTGACCGACGGCGACGTGCAGGAGCGCAAACCGGAAGGCTGGTGGGGCGACGACGGCAAGCTGTTCCGGGAATTCAAGTTCGGCAGCTATCAGGAGGGCGTGGACTTCGCGGTGCGGGTCGCGGCGCTGGCCGAGGCGCGGGACCACCATCCCGACATCCATATCTATTACCGGCGGGTGCGGCTGAATTTCTTCACCCACAGCGTGGGCGGCGTCACGGACCTCGACCTGGAGGGGGCGCAGGCGGTCAATGCCCTGCTGGGCGGGCAGTCCGGGGGGGACGCGCAGCCTTGAAGCTCCGGATTCCCGACGCCGACGTGCTGTGGAGTGCCCTGGCGCCCGAGCGCAAGCACGAGCTGACCCTGACCGTGCAGCCCGGCGACCTCGACGACCTGCACCACGTCAACAACACCGTGTATCTGGCCTGGTGCGAGCAGGTGGCCCGTGCCCACGCGCTGCGGCAGGGGATGGGCACCGCCGCCCTGATCAAGCTGGGCGCCGTGCCGGTTGCCCGGCAGCACATCATCACCTACCACAAGCCTGCGCTGCTGGGCGACCCGGTCCGCATCCGCACCGCCCTGACCGTCAGCGCGGGTGTCCGCAGCATCCGCGCCTATACCCTCGACCGCGCCACCCCAGACGGCGCGGACGGCGAACGCCTGGCCGAGTGCCAGACCGAGTGGGTCTGGGTGGACCCCGTGACCGGACGGCCCAAGCGCACCCCGCGCGAGGTGCTGGAGGCGTTCGGGTTCTGAGGGTGGGAAGGAGGCGGGAGCCGCTCCCCCCTGAGCCGGGAGAGAAGAGCAGAAGCTAAAGCTTTCCAACGACAGGCACAGCGGACGCCGCACAGGTGCGAGTGAGCTGTTCCCGCACCGCCTTCCCCCCGCCCTGCTCGCGCCGCTCCCTGGGTGAAAGCAGCGTGACCGCACCAAGATCAAACGTTCCGGCTGAGAACCACGCCCACCAGCGCCGCCCGTCTGCCCTTGCCGAGCGCAGCGATGAGCTTCCCCGACTCCAACCTGCCCCTACCGCCCCAACGCCACCCGAAGCCCCAGCAACACCATCGCCCCGCCCGTCACCCGCTCCAGCCCGGCCCGCACCCGGGGCGCACGCAACCGGGGCGCCAGCGTGCCGATCAGCAGCACCAGCGTTCCCAGCCACAACACCCCCCACGAGAAATGAATCAGCGCCAGCCCCAGCGCGTGCCCCAGTGCCCCCGGTCCCGGCGGCACGAACTGCGGCAGCACCGTGAGGTAAAAGAGCGCGACCTTGGGATTCAAGACGTTGGTGGTCAGCCCCTGCCCGAGCGCGGCCCCGAACCCCAGGGAAGGCCGGACCGCCTCCGCTGTGGCCTGCGCCGTGTGGCGCGCGTCCAGCCAGGCGCGCACACCCAGATACAGCAGGTAGGCGGCGCCCGCCAGCTTGACCGCCTCGTACAGGGCGGCGCTGCGGGCCAGAATCACGCTGAGGCCCAGGGCGCTGAGTGCGGCGTGGAACAGCAGGCCGCTGGATACGCCCAGCACCGCGCCGAAGCCTGCCGGGCGCCCCCCGGCCAGGGCGGCCCGGGTCACCAGCGCCGTGTCGGCCCCCGGCGTGAGCGTCAGCAGCAGCGAGAACACCACGAAGCCCAGCAGGGAGCCGTCCATGCCCCAGCGTAGCGGGTGCCGGGACGCGCGGGCGTGGCTGGCTCAGGTCACCAGACCCGCCGCCGTGGGCGCGGTGTGGATGCCCGTATCGAGCAACTCGCGCAGCACCCGCACCGTTTCCTCCAGCTCGGCCCCGGTGTTGTAGAGCGCCACCGGGGCGAGGCGCAGGATGTCGGGCTGACGGAAATCGGGGACGATGCCGCGCTCCCGCAGCGCGAGGCTCAGCGCGTGGGCCTGCGGGTGGGCCAGGGCCACGTGCCCGCCGCGCTCGGCGTGGGCGCGGGGCGTGACCACCCTCAGCTCCGGCACCTGCGCGTCGACCAGCGCGAGCAGGTGGTCGGTGAGCTGAAGGCTGCGGGCGCGCACCTCGCCCATCTCCAGGGTGCCGAAGACGCTCAGTGCCCCCTCCAGCCCCGCCAGGGCCAGGATCGGCGGCGTGCCCAGCTGGTGGCCGCCCGCTCCGGGCGCCGGGCGGAACTCGTGGGCCATCTCGAACTGGGTCTCCTTGGCGTGGCCCCACCAGCCGCGCAGGCCGGGCGTGCGGCCGTGATGCCGCTCGTGCAGGAAGAGGCCGCCGGGGGCGCCCGGTCCCGCGTTCACGTACTTGTAGTGGCACCACACCGCGAAATCGGCCCCGTCCCCGTGCAGCGCGTGCGGCACGCTGCCCACGCTGTGCGCGGCGTCCCAGCCGATCAGCAGGCCGCGCGCGTGGGCCTCGCGCGTGAGGCCGGGCACGTCCAGCAGTTGCCCCGAGCGGTACAGCACCGTGGGCAGCAGCGCCAGCGCCACGTCCTCCCGGAAGGCGGCCCGCAGGTCGTCCGGGTGCAGGGTGTGGCCGTCGCGGCTCCCTACCAGCCGCAGCTCGGCCCCGTAGCGCTCGGCCCAGCTTTGCAGCGCGTACACGTCGGAGGGAAAGTCCAGCGCGGTGGCGACGAGGTGACGCCGCTCGCCTCGCGGCCGGTACAGCGTGGCGAGCAGGGCGTGCAGGTTGGCGGTGATGCTCCCGGTGGCGATCACCTCGTGCGGCTGCGCCCCGACCAGCCGCGCGACCCCCGGCGAGAGGCTCTCGGCCAGCCCGAACCAGTGCTCCCAGCCGCTCACGGCCTGCGTCTGCCACTCGTCCAGGCGGCGCAGCACCGCCTCCCTGGCCGCGTGCGGCATCACGCCCAGGCTGTTGCCGTCGAGGTAGATGCCGGGCGGCATGGCAAAGAGGTCACGTCTCATGCTGGGTCTCCTGTGGGCAACGTTCCGGCGGGCAGCAGCACCGCGCGGGCAGGGGCGCCGTCCGCCTCCACCAGCGGCAGCGGCAGGCAGACGAGGTCGTACTCGCCGTCCGGGACGGCCGAGAGGTTCAGGCCCTCCAGAATGAGGATTCCGGCCCCCAGGCAGGCGTGGTGGGCGTCCAGCGTCTTGCTGGTCAGCGGGTCCACGCTGGGACTGTCGGTGCCGATCAGCCGGACGCCGCGCCGCGCCGCCTCGCGCACGAAGGCGGGGTCCAGCGCGGCGAACGCCGCAGGAAACTCGGCCCAGTGGGCAGGCTGGCCGGTGTGCAGCAGCAGCCGGGGCGGCAGCGTGCCGGGCAGCGGGGCCAGCGCGTCCGGGCCGACCAGCCCGGCGGGCGCCTCCACCCTCAGCACCCGGCAGCGGCCCAGGTACACCTCCAGGCCGACCTCGCCCAGCCGGGGGGCGGCGTCCGCGTAGTGCCAGGGGGCGTCCACGTGGGTGCCGGTGTGGGTGCTGGTTCGCAGCTCGCCCGTGTTCACGCTGTCGCCCCGGGCGATGCGCCCACCCGCCTCCAGCCGGAAAGGCGCGTCGCCCGGCCAGGTCGGGTGCCCCGGCGTGAGGGGCCGTGAGATGTCGATCATGGCCAAGAGGCTAGCAGCTCCCGGCGGCCCGCTCCGGGTCCGGTCTCCCCCATCTGACCGCCGCCTCACGTTCCTGGCGTGCTGCCCGGAAAGACCGCCACCCGCCCCACCATGTAGGCGCAGCCGTACAAAAAGAGGGTCGCCACCGGCAAGAAGCGCAGGCCGCTGCGGTGCTCGATCAGTCGCCCCTTGACCAGCACCTCGATCACGTAGAGGCTCAGCAGGCAAAAGGCCGAATACATCCAGTGTTCCCAGTTGCGGCTGGGGTCGGCGGGCAGGCCGTACTTGCTCAGGCCGCCGCCCACGTCGGTCGCGCTGGGCACCTTGGCGCCGCCCAGGGCCAGCACCACGCCCGTCACGACCGGAATCAGCGTGAGGACCCAGGTCAGGCGCAGCCACACCAGAAATCCGGTCCGCACCTCGCGCCTCAGGGCCGGGCCGAGGCTCCAGACGAACAGGACCAGCGTGGCGAGGGCGTAGGGCGTGGGAAACAGCAGCGCGAGGCCGCTGCCGAACTGGTACCCGTGGATCAGCCGCAAGAACTCCATGACGCCCAGCGTAACGCGCGGCCCTCCCCCGGCGGCCCCGGCCTCAACCGGTCCCGGGCAGCTCCATCCCGGTCTCGGCCGGGAGGTAGGTGCCGGGGCGCAGCTCGGCGCCGTCTTGCAAGCGGCGCAGGGTCACGCCTGCGGGCACGGCGGCCAGCAGGACCCGGGGGCCGCTGGGCGCGACCTTCAGGCCGTGCAGCGCGCCCGCCCCCACGGCCTCGCCCACGTCGGTGATGCCGGGGCGCAGGGCCAGCGCGTGTTCGCCGTAGGGACCGACGAGGTGCAGGGTGACCCCGTCGGCGCGCAGCCGCAGCGGCAATCCCAGGCCGATCAGGGTGCCCAGCGGCGGCAGCGGCGACCGCGCGGGCCGCGCCACCGCGACGCCCAGCAGCGTGCCGGGCCGCACCACGTCGCCCGCGCCCAGCAGCCGCGCGCCCTGGCTGACCTCCAGGTCCCCCGGCACCCGCAGCATCCGGAGGCCGTCCCGGTGCTGCTCGGCGCGCAGGCCGCTGAGGTGAGGCACCCGGGCCACCTGCCCCAGGTCGAACGGGCCGCTCAGCGGAATGGGCACCGCCGTGCCGCGCCCACCGGCCCCCACCAGGGCCAGGGTGCGGTCCTCGCCGTACTCGATGCCCTCGACGGCGGTGGGCGGGGCCAGCACCGGGGGAGCCGGGCGCGGGCCTGCCCGGCCCCGGCGACGCCGCCACAGCAGCAGGCCTCCGCCCAGCAGCCCCGCCGCCAGCAGGCCGCCCAGCAGCGGCCCCCACGGACCGTTTCCGTCCGCTGCGTCCGGGCGCGCGCCGTTCGGCGGGGCGGCGGCCGGGGGCGGCACCGGGGCAGCCCTCCCCTCTCCTCCCACGATGGGGGCCAGCGGCAGGCTCTGGCCGTCCCCGAAGACCAGTCGGGGCACCAGGGGACCTGCTGCGTCCGGGGCCTGCCGGGTGAGGCGCACGCCC from Deinococcus budaensis includes:
- a CDS encoding 4a-hydroxytetrahydrobiopterin dehydratase, whose amino-acid sequence is MTYDPRMGYDPARKLTDGDVQERKPEGWWGDDGKLFREFKFGSYQEGVDFAVRVAALAEARDHHPDIHIYYRRVRLNFFTHSVGGVTDLDLEGAQAVNALLGGQSGGDAQP
- a CDS encoding LysE family translocator, translating into MDGSLLGFVVFSLLLTLTPGADTALVTRAALAGGRPAGFGAVLGVSSGLLFHAALSALGLSVILARSAALYEAVKLAGAAYLLYLGVRAWLDARHTAQATAEAVRPSLGFGAALGQGLTTNVLNPKVALFYLTVLPQFVPPGPGALGHALGLALIHFSWGVLWLGTLVLLIGTLAPRLRAPRVRAGLERVTGGAMVLLGLRVALGR
- the mutS gene encoding DNA mismatch repair protein MutS, with translation MPVGVPQSVLKGTGSGVLPPMLEQYVALRDLHPDFLLLFQCGDFYETFGEDAERAARLLGIALTHKSSKDFSTPMAGVPIRTLDSNVERLLAAGVRVAVADQIEEPGSGLVDRKVTQLLTPGTVTEERLLTADENYLGAVATGDGYALALLDVSTGEFRCAAFHTRTALYDELARHRAREVLLAPELAGNAALLADFQTRFPVMLSPANFGEEAARAELGEVLGEVPGSLGSSALVRACGAVLGYARLTQQGRLEMVRRVVRFEPGAHMRLSEAAVRALEVFAAQSPQGVTLMDVLNETRTAGGRRRLRAWLRAPLLDELSIRSRLDAVETLTRAADLRGAVRALLYRAHDLERLAARVATRRATPREVASLARTLELLPEATRLLDGHDGLLAGVRARLGALPDVVTLIRAALVDDPPIRAGEGGLIRDGFHAELDTLREGALGHRAWLAELETSERGRTGIGSLKVGFNNVFGYYLEVTGAHLGKVPADYRQIATLKDRARFTRPDLRDREREIARLETAAGRLELEVFTELRDGLAAHAEALGEAAGALSDLDVLTALAEIAVECGWVRPQTVSGGARLSQARHPVVERATGGRFVPNDAELGPTRHTLLLTGPNMAGKSTYLRTVALCALLHQVGSFVPADHAELPVYDAIHTRIGASDDLAGGRSTFMVEMSELAAILHGATHRSLVILDEVGRGTSTLDGLAIAQSALEHLHATGAHTLFATHYFELTRLEADHPGLVNLHVAAEEDETAHGGAGGLTFYHQVIPGAARQSYGVEVARLAGLPAPVTTRAARLLTALNAGGDDRKLTRELAALDLGRLTPMQALELLHKWQGEARGGGGTEA
- a CDS encoding cyclase family protein, whose product is MIDISRPLTPGHPTWPGDAPFRLEAGGRIARGDSVNTGELRTSTHTGTHVDAPWHYADAAPRLGEVGLEVYLGRCRVLRVEAPAGLVGPDALAPLPGTLPPRLLLHTGQPAHWAEFPAAFAALDPAFVREAARRGVRLIGTDSPSVDPLTSKTLDAHHACLGAGILILEGLNLSAVPDGEYDLVCLPLPLVEADGAPARAVLLPAGTLPTGDPA
- the kynU gene encoding kynureninase — encoded protein: MRRDLFAMPPGIYLDGNSLGVMPHAAREAVLRRLDEWQTQAVSGWEHWFGLAESLSPGVARLVGAQPHEVIATGSITANLHALLATLYRPRGERRHLVATALDFPSDVYALQSWAERYGAELRLVGSRDGHTLHPDDLRAAFREDVALALLPTVLYRSGQLLDVPGLTREAHARGLLIGWDAAHSVGSVPHALHGDGADFAVWCHYKYVNAGPGAPGGLFLHERHHGRTPGLRGWWGHAKETQFEMAHEFRPAPGAGGHQLGTPPILALAGLEGALSVFGTLEMGEVRARSLQLTDHLLALVDAQVPELRVVTPRAHAERGGHVALAHPQAHALSLALRERGIVPDFRQPDILRLAPVALYNTGAELEETVRVLRELLDTGIHTAPTAAGLVT
- a CDS encoding acyl-CoA thioesterase is translated as MKLRIPDADVLWSALAPERKHELTLTVQPGDLDDLHHVNNTVYLAWCEQVARAHALRQGMGTAALIKLGAVPVARQHIITYHKPALLGDPVRIRTALTVSAGVRSIRAYTLDRATPDGADGERLAECQTEWVWVDPVTGRPKRTPREVLEAFGF
- the mutL gene encoding DNA mismatch repair endonuclease MutL, producing the protein MTIRVLPPHVARLIAAGEVVSRPLDVVRELVENALDAGATRIEVEVEGGGLALVAVRDNGAGIAADAVALAPVRHATSKLEPTAGAVERVSTLGFRGEALWAAAQAGELHLVTRPAAQVGAAEVRASGEDVTVRRTSAPAGTAVTVRDLFARLPARLRTQAPPAAEVREITALVGRYVLHHPGLHWRLTVDGDPRLTHAPADHRGAVASVYGPLSANRVLRVDGEGVRGVVSRPELTRARRDRMHFSVNGRPVLAPPELERAVIEGFAELLPSGVAPLCVLDLTVAPEDHNPNVHPAKQVVALADLPGVAARVQGAVASALAAHPLARAAPALIAPPEPQTAPERGGFPVLTLVGVYQALYLLAQGEGDLWVVDAHAAHERALYEHFTRSLGAEPPVELPEPELLHLTPEQVARLHERGAELRGWGLGIEDFGAGLARLRTLPATLAALPVPRLHEQIVEAALGGSPDPRRDVLARLACAPALKAGMLDADRGEAVLAALAGCEQPWACPHGRPTTLRLSERDLAHAFGRRGVRDVARGRDEVPGGRSGGR